The Halalkalibacter krulwichiae genome has a segment encoding these proteins:
- the hemW gene encoding radical SAM family heme chaperone HemW — protein sequence MVKAAYVHIPFCEHICHYCDFNKVFLKNQPVDQYVNSLLLEMERTLKREPTRALTTVYIGGGTPTALSAKQLDVLLEGMRNILPIEEVIEFTIEVNPDSIEEDKLAVLKKHGINRLSIGVQSFDEELLKGIGRTHSRTSVLDAVTRSKSLGFENISLDLMFGLPGQTPEAFKETIHEAIDLGVEHLSAYSLKVEEKTVFYNRQRQGKLILPQEDDEISMYEILLEETKKANFSQYEISNFAKAGFESRHNLVYWNNEEYYGFGAGAHGYVNGIRYQNHGPLPKYLKAIDAHTAPILNQHEVSPVERIEEAMFMGLRKRNGVNRDEFKGLYGRSVDDCFGEQIDMLQKRGLLVVENNRVKITEEGLLLSNEVFEQFIAVLDE from the coding sequence TTGGTTAAAGCAGCTTATGTCCACATCCCATTTTGCGAGCATATATGTCATTACTGCGATTTTAATAAAGTTTTCTTAAAAAATCAGCCAGTCGATCAGTATGTCAACTCGTTGCTTCTAGAAATGGAACGAACGTTAAAGAGAGAGCCGACTCGTGCGTTAACTACAGTTTATATCGGTGGGGGAACACCAACGGCCCTATCAGCTAAACAATTAGATGTATTACTTGAAGGTATGAGAAACATCTTGCCGATTGAAGAGGTCATTGAATTTACGATTGAGGTTAATCCAGATAGCATCGAAGAAGATAAGTTGGCGGTATTAAAAAAACATGGTATTAATCGATTGAGTATTGGTGTTCAATCATTTGATGAAGAGCTTTTAAAAGGGATCGGGAGAACTCATTCTCGTACGAGTGTATTAGATGCTGTCACAAGAAGTAAATCTCTTGGCTTTGAGAATATATCGCTAGATTTGATGTTTGGTTTGCCAGGTCAAACACCGGAGGCTTTTAAAGAAACGATTCATGAAGCGATTGATCTTGGGGTAGAACACCTATCAGCTTATTCATTGAAAGTAGAAGAGAAAACAGTCTTTTATAACCGGCAACGTCAAGGGAAATTAATCTTACCGCAAGAAGATGATGAGATATCGATGTATGAAATATTATTAGAAGAAACGAAAAAGGCTAATTTCTCACAATACGAGATTAGTAATTTTGCGAAGGCAGGTTTTGAAAGTAGGCATAACCTCGTTTATTGGAATAATGAAGAATATTATGGTTTCGGTGCAGGAGCTCACGGTTACGTTAATGGCATTCGTTATCAAAATCACGGTCCTTTGCCAAAATATTTAAAGGCAATTGATGCGCATACAGCTCCTATTTTGAACCAACATGAAGTTTCTCCTGTTGAACGAATTGAAGAAGCAATGTTTATGGGGCTACGGAAACGTAATGGGGTTAACCGTGATGAATTCAAAGGTTTATATGGAAGATCGGTTGACGATTGCTTCGGTGAACAAATTGACATGCTTCAAAAACGAGGGCTGTTAGTTGTAGAGAATAACCGAGTGAAGATAACTGAAGAAGGCTTATTGTTAAGTAATGAAGTTTTTGAACAGTTCATTGCCGTTTTAGATGAGTAA